AAAAGGTGTTGGTGCTGCCCGAAGGTTACGAGCCGCGTACTTTAAAGGCGGCCCGAGCTATTCTTGACGAAAAATTGGCAGGCGAAGTTATTTTATTAGATAAAAACGGCGCCATTAAAGAAATTGCTGCCGGTAATGGTATAAATTTAGATGGTTTTACCATCATCGATCCGGCTACCGATAGCCGTTTAGATGATTATACCGGCGCTTATTACGAAATGCGTAAGCATAAAGGTATTAGCCAGCAAGATGCCCGTAAGGTGATGATGGGTAATCTTTATTTTGGCAGTATGATGCTGCATAAAGGCCATGCCGATGCTTTAGTAGCCGGCGCCGACCACCCTACCAGCGATGTGTTAGTAGCCGGGTTTACCATTGTTAAAACAGCGCCCGATGTAAAATATGCCTCGTCTTGTTTTGTAATGGATGTGCCCAATAAAGCTATGGGGGCCGATGGTTTGTTTATTTTTGCCGACTGCGCCACTATTCCCGAACCTACCGCCGAACAATTAGCCGAAATTGCTATTGCCGCTTGCGAAAGCTGTAAGGCCTTTTTAAAGGTAGAGCCCGTCTGTGCTATGCTTTCGTTTAGTACCAAAGGTTCGGCCAGCCACCCTAATGTAGATAAAGTGCTGGAGGCTTTAAAAATTGTTAAAGCCCGCAGGCCCGACCTTAATGTTGACGGCGAGCTACAGTTGGATGCCGCCGTAGCCCCCGATGTAGCGGCTAAAAAAGCTCCCGGCTCTGCTGTAGCCGGTAAGGCCAATGTACTGGTTTTCCCCGATTTACAATCGGGTAATATCGGTTACAAGTTGGTGCAGCGTTTTGCCGGCGGCGGCGCTTACGGCCCCTTTATGCAAGGCTTTGCTAAACCGCTGAGCGACCTTTCGCGCGGGGCGACTATAGAGGATATTATTAATACCTGCGCTACGGTGCTAAGCAGCTGTAAGGAATAGCAGGCTAGCCTGCACCGTAATAAAGGTGTTAATTTAATTGGATAAATTACATAGAAGCGGCGAGCCGCTTTTAGACGGCGAATTACAAAGCGAAGACAAAGAGCTTAAGGTTAGGCCGCTTTATATTAAAGATTTTCAGGGGCAGCAGGCCTTAAAAGATAATTTACAAATTTTTATCGAAGCCGCTCGTGAGCGCGGCGAGGCGCTAGATCATTTGTTTATCTCCGGCCCGCCGGGCTTAGGTAAAACCACTTTAGCCACTATTATTGCCCACGAAATGGGCAGTAATTTGGTGGTAACCAGCGCCCCCGCCCTTGAAAAAGCTAAAGATTTAGCCGGCCTTTTAACCTCGCTTACCGCCGGCAGTGTCTTTTTTATTGATGAAATCCATCGCTTAAAACCGGCTATCGAAGAAATGCTGTACATAGCGATGGAAGATTACGAGCTCGATTTTATCATCGGTGCCGGTGCCGGCGCGCGTACGGTGCGTATTCCTATCCCACATTTTACTTTGGTGGGGGCTACTACCAAGCCGGGCCGCGTTGCCGCCCCGTTGCATACCCGCTTTGGCATTAATTGCCGGCTCGATTTTTACCCGATAGACGAACTTAAATTAATTATTAACCGTTCGGCAGCTATTTTAGGTATGACCATAGCGAACGAAGCCAGTAATTTGCTGGCTCAATGTGCACGCGGTACCCCGCGCGTGGCTAACCGTTTGCTTAGGAGGATGCGCGATTTTGCCCAAATTAAAGGCGATGGTTTAGTGAGTAAGACTATTGTGGAAGAAGCTCTTATTAGCTTGCAGATAGATAACGAAGGTTTAGAAGAGCAAGACCGTAATATTTTGCGGGCTATTATAGAAAATTACGGTGGCGGTCCGGTAGGGGTAGAAACTCTAGCCATCGCCGTAGGCGAAAGCGCCGATAGTTTAGAGGATTTTTATGAGCCTTATTTGGTGCAGCGCGGTTTTTTACAGCGCACCGCACGCGGCCGTATGGCAACGGCTAAAGGTTATTTGCATTTGGGTTTAAAGCCGCCGGCCCTATTTTAGGATTGATTAAGAACAATTACTTACAACTAATGACATTAAGTTTATTTAGTGTTATAATACTAATACTTGGAAGTAACTTTTTAAATTTATCTTTTAGATAGAGAAAGCAGTTGTAAAGTTTTTTAAATATATGCTATAGTAAAAATAAAGGTTGCTTAATTTAA
This genomic stretch from Spirochaetaceae bacterium harbors:
- the pta gene encoding phosphate acetyltransferase, which translates into the protein MNFIEKQKESARKLQKVLVLPEGYEPRTLKAARAILDEKLAGEVILLDKNGAIKEIAAGNGINLDGFTIIDPATDSRLDDYTGAYYEMRKHKGISQQDARKVMMGNLYFGSMMLHKGHADALVAGADHPTSDVLVAGFTIVKTAPDVKYASSCFVMDVPNKAMGADGLFIFADCATIPEPTAEQLAEIAIAACESCKAFLKVEPVCAMLSFSTKGSASHPNVDKVLEALKIVKARRPDLNVDGELQLDAAVAPDVAAKKAPGSAVAGKANVLVFPDLQSGNIGYKLVQRFAGGGAYGPFMQGFAKPLSDLSRGATIEDIINTCATVLSSCKE
- the ruvB gene encoding Holliday junction branch migration DNA helicase RuvB gives rise to the protein MDKLHRSGEPLLDGELQSEDKELKVRPLYIKDFQGQQALKDNLQIFIEAARERGEALDHLFISGPPGLGKTTLATIIAHEMGSNLVVTSAPALEKAKDLAGLLTSLTAGSVFFIDEIHRLKPAIEEMLYIAMEDYELDFIIGAGAGARTVRIPIPHFTLVGATTKPGRVAAPLHTRFGINCRLDFYPIDELKLIINRSAAILGMTIANEASNLLAQCARGTPRVANRLLRRMRDFAQIKGDGLVSKTIVEEALISLQIDNEGLEEQDRNILRAIIENYGGGPVGVETLAIAVGESADSLEDFYEPYLVQRGFLQRTARGRMATAKGYLHLGLKPPALF